From the genome of Vulpes lagopus strain Blue_001 chromosome 2, ASM1834538v1, whole genome shotgun sequence, one region includes:
- the TMEM202 gene encoding transmembrane protein 202 has translation MEKREQLVLTFYNPKVPKLKGNRNYQRPTLPVNQQPSDSMPPQRQQQHVDQIHIYIRMFCSSLCGFGFLMLACTSSLNWVQFLVIKNGLELYAGLWITCNHELCWSHTPKSPYYLQFSRAFFLISVFATLVALVWLISSCLSRRGSITTNLDLKVSILSFISAISLLLCLVLFLAQVYWHAKDALEPDLLWTYHINWWSDFLYMFSGIISFLNYMTFRFPSLDRNVSAIPIEKSRLGVGPVTTVLPDEDGGKLSPDKESPTEEVKTDSRTEL, from the exons atggagaagagggaacaATTAGTCTTGACCTTCTATAATCCTAAGGTTCCCAAACTTAAGGGGAACCGGAACTACCAAAGG CCTACCCTCCCCGTCAACCAACAGCCGAGTGACTCGATGCCAccccagaggcagcagcagcatGTGGATCAGATACACATCTACATCCGAATGTTCTGTAGCAGCCTGTGTGGCTTTGGTTTCCTAATGCTGGCCTGCACATCCTCACTGAACTGGGTGCAGTTCCTGGTGATCAAGAATGGCCTTGAGCTCTACGCAGGACTCTGGATCACATGCAACCATGAGCTGTGCTGGAGCCACACACCCAAGTCACCCT ATTACCTTCAGTTTTCCAGAGCTTTCTTCCTCATCTCTGTCTTTGCCACACTTGTTGCCCTTGTCTGGCTCATCAGTTCTTGCCTGTCTAGAAGAGGAAGCATAACCACCAACTTGGATCTGAAGGTATCCATACTCAGCTTCATCTCAG CCATCTCCTTGCTCCTCTGCCTCGTCCTATTTCTGGCACAGGTTTACTGGCATGCTAAGGATGCCTTGGAGCCAGATCTCCTCTGGACCTATCATATTAATTGGTGGAGTGACTTCTTATACATGTTTTCTG GGATCATCTCCTTCCTCAACTACATGACTTTCAGATTTCCTTCCCTTGATCGAAATGTCAGTGCGATTCCCATAGAGAAGTCAAGGCTGGGGGTTGGTCCAGTGACTACAGTATTACCTGATGAAGATGGTGGAAAGTTAAGCCCTGATAAGGAATCTCCAACTGAGGAAGTGAAAACAGACTCAAGAACGGAACTGTGA